The following proteins come from a genomic window of Miscanthus floridulus cultivar M001 chromosome 2, ASM1932011v1, whole genome shotgun sequence:
- the LOC136537363 gene encoding uncharacterized protein: protein MVQGDMCINDYCTKLKRIADQLRDIGHPVSEPSQVINLLRGLNPKFRYVKPVITSKSTPHTFQSARSFLILEELSFQHDATVEAGQALTAYHGATHGGSSSSSGTKDSSSGTHAPRSNNKTGNTGNGNSGSNRSNNRYDRRRGNGGGRNNGGGGSRSNNNANSSSAPSAPWATGYNPCTGVANAFAP, encoded by the exons ATGGTGCAAGGCGACATGTGCATCAATGACTACTGCACCAAGCTCAAGCGGATCGCCGATCAACTGCGCGATATCGGCCATCCCGTCTCCGAGCCGAGCCAAGTGATCAATCTCCTCCGcggcctcaaccccaaattccgcTACGTCAAGCCGGTGATCACGTCGAAGTCGACGCCGCACACCTTCCAGAGCGCCCGCTCCTTCCTCATTCTCGAGGAGCTCAGTTTCCAGCACGACGCCACCGTCGAGGCGGGTCAGGCACTGACCGCGTACCATGGAGCCACCCATGGCGGCTCATCATCATCCTCCGGCACCAAGGATTCCTCCTCCGGAACTCATGCTCCGCGCTCCAACAATAAGACCGGTAACACCGGGAATGGCAACAGCGGCAGCAACCGCTCCAACAACCGTTACGACCGTCGTCGCGGCAACGGCGGCGGCCGGAACAATGGCGGCGGTGGTTCTCGCTCCAACAACAACGCCAACTCCTCCAGTGCACCGTCCGCGCCGTGGGCCACGGGTTACAACCCATGTACAGGCGTGGCCAATGCCTTTGC GCCATGA